The following are encoded together in the Erpetoichthys calabaricus chromosome 16, fErpCal1.3, whole genome shotgun sequence genome:
- the LOC114666729 gene encoding zinc finger protein 62 homolog translates to MQPSAFSEPFPQEDTPNFKRKEYRMSTEKNQDELALKRSKMHPPASPELTTQKDCPSFLKQEGRVSTDEEEEQEERIRRYRPSLLPKRQMKKRAIHAVTKEDRWVNKEQKERSKLVKTEDKSDHSDDTEERHLSTKLPDQFANQHVSKSGSHSETDDMVCSKDVLVNRSKQRSRHLLLSDKKKRLTSKLKTDMFCKENSTQAETEEKRPSSLVSRPGVNISQGNNPRILIPGTGIKLSELGLESESSDPSDPDPAELDDLEEDLGEDEPETGLYGEKYIDEFGQNCYGKSPRKSADYFSSFITKGQSKYSGSFHPTQGVFKKMKSSCQAENEGTPNANYSEKAQDMGDVGETAEGTCFIDEFGIEHSSVTQDDAKPLTLREDNHRNVKSEAETTLHTSIKKKPNTEEVGNVENLYPLRHRVTSLHKKAKKMSSQTDPKVSCNNKKDKKADPSRNVDMETSLKSEVVSKKMVEPEASEENISYCEEDLQVKVIEDDEEEEDEDGDNSDDDKVNFEEEKKKKKDNKKYTQSTKALRSRVFINEMGQEQNKVVEEEEDFDEQEVADEDDEEEEADEEDDVSSDETYAKEKRPRRRKAVSSISSSSSSSSSSPHRKQKSRGLQGESKSKEELFHCSVCDQTFRFKSGLKRHFARHTGAKPYPCPHCPKTFKHSFNLSSHLRTHTGEKPYLCPICNKGFRDSTGLLHHHVVHTGERAHQCPVCNSRFSLRSNLQRHLRRMHKGWTPPAGSNGQENSEAALSSEGAEASTTHSCRDCPKVFTSAVKLKKHRAIIHGDWPEPPKPLPCDICGKIFRQQWELERHFMLHAGERPHGCSECGKNFATKSALARHQITHREERPFPCQLCGKTFGTPRYLKAHLETHVEGTPYECDVCHRRYSLASSLRKHKRRHQREMRLEETIKKTDSGPLVCPDCGLRFPEGAAEKLRLHSCPRPKKPKDPNEVYICSECGKTFSSSSTLRRHFTIHTGEKPFQCESCSKRFRTACLLRLHRRIHSEDRPFVCEVCTKTFRFQGALQRHRLVHERRKHVPEPEPDPRKRHICPECPKRFRSPRELRRHLLVHTGEKPYECELCSKRFKQESYLKYHRLLHAEEKPFHCGECEKSFISPYHLTRHIRDVHKIKG, encoded by the exons ATGCAGCCTTCAGCCTTTTCTGAGCCATTTCCCCAAGAGGACACTCCAAATTTCAAAAGGAAGGAGTATAGAATGTCCACTGAGAAAAACCAGGATG AGCTGGCTTTGAAGAGATCTAAAATGCATCCCCCAGCTTCTCCTGAGCTAACCACACAAAAAGATTGTCCCAGTTTCTTAAAACAAGAGGGCAGAGTGTCTACTGATGAAGAGGAGGAGCAAGAGGAGAGAATACGCAGGTACAGGCCATCACTGCTGCCAAAAAGACAGATGAAAAAACGAGCCATCCATGCAGTTACTAAAGAGGATAGGTGGGTGAACAAAGAGCAAAAAGAAAGGAGCAAATTGGTCAAAACTGAAGATAAGAGTGATCATTCTGATGACACAGAGGAGCGGCACCTCTCCACCAAGCTGCCTGACCAGTTTGCTAATCAGCACGTCTCCAAAAGTGGTTCTCATTCAGAGACTGATGACATGGTCTGTTCCAAGGATGTTCTAGTAAACCGGTCTAAGCAGCGCAGTCGGCACTTATTATTGAGTGATAAAAAGAAACGTTTGACCAGCAAACTAAAGACTGATATGTTCTGCAAAGAAAACTCTACACAGgcagaaacagaagagaaaaggCCTTCCTCGCTTGTCAGCAGACCTGGAGTAAACATATCCCAGGGTAACAATCCCAGGATTCTGATTCCAGGGACAGGTATAAAATTGTCAGAATTAGGCCTAGAGTCTGAGTCTTCTGATCCTTCAGATCCAGATCCGGCTGAGTTGGACGATCTAGAAGAAGATTTGGGTGAAGATGAACCTGAAACAGGACTTTATGGTgaaaaatacattgatgaatttGGACAGAACTGCTATGGCAAATCACCTCGCAAGTCAGCAGATTACTTTAGCAGCTTCATCACAAAGGGACAGAGCAAATACAGTGGATCTTTCCACCCCACTCAAGGTGTTTTCAAAAAGATGAAGTCAAGCTGTCAAGCTGAAAATGAAGGAACTCCAAATGCCAACTATTCTGAAAAGGCACAAGACATGGGAGATGTTGGAGAGACAGCGGAGGGGACCTGCTTCATTGATGAATTTGGAATTGAACACTCCTCTGTGACACAGGATGATGCAAAGCCATTGACCCTCAGGGAGGATAACCATCGAAATGTAAAATCCGAGGCGGAAACAACCTTGCATACCAGCATAAAAAAGAAGCCTAACACAGAGGAGGTTGGAAATGTTGAAAATCTGTACCCACTTCGCCACCGGGTTACATCTCTTcacaagaaagcaaaaaagatgaGTAGCCAGACAGACCCTAAGGTttcttgtaataataaaaaagataaaaaagctgACCCAAGCCGCAATGTGGACATGGAGACCTCTTTGAAAAGTGAAGTGGTTAGCAAAAAGATGGTTGAACCTGAAGCAAGTGAGGAAAATATCTCTTACTGTGAAGAGGATCTGCAGGTCAAAGTGATTGAGGAtgatgaggaagaggaggatgaaGATGGAGATAATTCTGATGATGACAAAGTTAATtttgaagaagagaagaagaagaagaaagacaacaaaaaatatacacagaGCACAAAAGCTCTCCGTTCTAGAGTGTTTATCAATGAAATGGGCCAGGAGCAGAACAAGGTTGTGGAAGAAGAGGAGGATTTTGATGAACAGGAGGTAGCTGATGAGGACGACGAAGAGGAGGAAGCTGATGAAGAAGATGATGTAAGCAGTGATGAGACATATGCCAAAGAAAAGAGGCCTCGCAGACGGAAAGCTGTCTCCTCCatatcgtcatcatcatcatcctcgtCTTCATCACCACACAGAAAGCAGAAAAGCCGTGGCCTTCAGGGTGAATCCAAATCCAAGGAAGAGCTTTTCCACTGCAGTGTGTGCGACCAGACTTTCCGCTTCAAGTCTGGGCTGAAGCGACACTTTGCACGTCACACTGGGGCAAAGCCCTACCCCTGTCCTCATTGCCCTAAAACATTTAAGCATTCGTTCAACTTATCATCTCACTTACGcactcacactggagagaagccttatCTTTGCCCCATATGCAACAAGGGTTTTAGAGACTCAACGGGCTTGCTCCATCACCATGTAGTGCACACTGGGGAGAGGGCACACCAGTGTCCTGTATGCAACAGCCGCTTTTCACTCCGGAGCAACCTGCAGCGGCATCTGCGTCGTATGCACAAGGGGTGGACACCACCTGCAGGTTCAAACGGCCAAGAAAACTCAGAGGCGGCTTTGTCTTCAGAGGGAGCAGAAGCATCCACAACACATTCCTGCAGGGACTGTCCAAAAGTTTTCACCTCTGCTGTAAAACTAAAGAAACATCGGGCTATCATTCATGGTGACTGGCCTGAGCCTCCAAAGCCTCTTCCTTGCGACATCTGTGGCAAGATCTTTCGCCAGCAGTGGGAGCTTGAGCGACATTTTATGCTGCACGCGGGAGAGCGTCCCCATGGCTGCTCTGAGTGCGGAAAGAACTTTGCAACCAAAAGTGCCCTGGCCCGCCACCAGATCACACATCGAGAAGAAAGGCCATTTCCCTGTCAGCTGTGTGGCAAGACCTTTGGCACCCCTCGCTATCTGAAAGCTCACTTGGAGACGCACGTGGAGGGCACACCATATGAGTGTGATGTCTGCCACCGCCGCTATAGTCTAGCGTCTAGCTTACGCAAGCACAAACGGCGACATCAACGAGAGATGAGATTGGAGGAGACTATCAAAAAAACTGACTCTGGCCCCCTTGTGTGCCCTGACTGCGGTTTGCGGTTTCCTGAGGGTGCCGCCGAGAAGCTAAGGCTTCATTCCTGCCCTCGGCCTAAGAAACCCAAGGACCCAAATGAGGTTTACATTTGCAGTGAATGCGGCAAGACCTTCTCTAGCTCCTCAACACTTCGACGGCACTTCACCATTCACACCGGTGAAAAACCATTCCAGTGTGAATCCTGTTCCAAGCGCTTCCGTACAGCCTGTCTTCTAAGACTGCATCGACGCATACATAGCGAGGACCGACCTTTTGTCTGTGAGGTTTGTACCAAGACCTTTCGTTTTCAGGGTGCTCTCCAACGTCACCGTCTGGTCCACGAGAGGCGGAAACATGTCCCCGAACCTGAACCTGACCCCAGGAAGCGTCATATCTGCCCTGAGTGCCCAAAACGGTTCCGCAGCCCACGAGAGCTACGCCGTCACCTACTGGTGCACACTGGGGAAAAACCATATGAATGTGAGCTCTGCAGTAAGCGGTTCAAGCAGGAATCCTACCTTAAATACCACCGCCTGCTGCATGCAGAAGAGAAGCCTTTCCATTGTGGAGAATGTGAGAAGAGCTTCATATCGCCTTACCACCTGACACGGCACATCCGGGATGTGCATAAGATTAAAGGCTGA